One segment of Castanea sativa cultivar Marrone di Chiusa Pesio chromosome 3, ASM4071231v1 DNA contains the following:
- the LOC142629757 gene encoding protein LIGHT-DEPENDENT SHORT HYPOCOTYLS 1-like: MDLVSQASNPTYENHLIPNIATSPTTPTTPTTPSTATSSSPSSTSTTTPSRYENQKRRDWNTFCQYLRNHRPPLSLPMCSGAHVLEFLRYLDQFGKTKVHNQTCPFFGLPNPPAPCPCPLRQAWGSLDALIGRLRAAYEEHGGRPEANPFGARAVRLYLREVRDFQAKARGVSYEKKRKRPKPKMNTSNTPPPHPPNATS; encoded by the coding sequence ATGGATTTAGTTTCGCAAGCAAGCAATCCCACCTACGAAAACCACCTCATACCCAACATAGCTACTAGCCCAACTACGCCCACCACTCCCACAACTCCATCCACTGCCACATCCTCATCACCATCGTCTACTTCTACTACTACTCCAAGCCGCTATGAGAACCAAAAGCGCCGAGACTGGAACACCTTTTGCCAGTACTTGAGGAACCACAGGCCTCCACTCTCACTCCCCATGTGCAGTGGTGCACATGTCCTTGAATTCCTTCGCTACTTAGACCAATTTGGCAAGACCAAAGTCCACAACCAGACTTGCCCTTTCTTTGGTCTCCCTAACCCTCCTGCTCCTTGTCCTTGCCCTCTACGACAAGCTTGGGGAAGCCTTGATGCTCTTATTGGCCGTCTCCGTGCCGCGTATGAAGAACATGGTGGAAGACCAGAAGCAAACCCCTTTGGTGCAAGAGCTGTGAGGCTGTATTTGCGTGAGGTTCGTGATTTTCAGGCTAAAGCCAGAGGGGTCAGCTatgagaagaagaggaaaaggcCTAAGCCAAAGATGAATACTTCAAATACTCCTCCTCCTCATCCTCCTAATGCAACTtcatag